The Macadamia integrifolia cultivar HAES 741 unplaced genomic scaffold, SCU_Mint_v3 scaffold_94A, whole genome shotgun sequence genomic interval AACAAAAACTTCAGCACACTATAGTTTAAGAACTTCATTATCAGTAGAGAGGGGCTGGTAAATATTAAGCTCTTCACATATGCCCTTGAGTGCACCATGTAATCACCAACAGACTTGCCATTCTGTTTGAAGGAGAGTGATTTTTCATAGAGATCATACACTTTGGACATATTCTTACCCTGAGAATAACTCTCGTTGAGATTGTCCCAGATACCCTTGGCAGTAGTGAAACATTGGCAGCCACAGAAGTTTCCATACCATTCCTAGCCAGACTAGCAGTGTACAGTCTCACTCACCCATTCTGAAGAGTCCTTTGAGTCTGCAGATGGTGGAGGAGAAATCAAATAagccttctttatttttgcattAATGTGTACTTTAACAGCTTGTGCCCAGAGAAGATAATTTGAAACACCACTTAATTTGATTGAAGTTTTTTTAGACATTAACATTGCCCACAGAGGGCTTAGGATCAGCCATACTGATGAACTGAAATAACCAACAAGAGAGAACTAGATGCAGCAATACTATGTCAAACCGAGAGCTGCTCAGAAGGCTCCAATGCAGAAGTAGAGTCGGTTACAGATCACAGAGAAGAATCTCAGGAGGATAGTAGCTCAGAAAATCAACAAATACCAATAACTATACATGCAAACAGCAGCAACCACCAATACCAGACAGCCAGTCTTTCCGCAGTAGTGAGCAATAGCCTGCGGTTTGTGAAATCACCACTCAAAAATCGCACGGAAACAGAGAACCAAAACGTTTTCACATAATCATCACAACATCATATGCAGGTAGGAAGAATAGCCAACCTGCCAGTAACAGGATCTCCTTGCGCAGAGAGAAATCACCAGTGCAGGAAAGAGAAAGTTCTTCTGTGCAAATAGTCAACATCTGGTTTTTCATGGTCAGAAACGATATCATAGATACTGGATCTtagtgctctgataccatgtcgGCATGTTGCAATACCAAAAACACTAGAACCATCCCTTGtacaaggaagaaggagaacaaggagagagagaaagcactACAGGTAGTCTAAACCTACCATGAGGaatgtatttatattttataatagaAGGGAACAAAGAGACCTACCGGTAGTACATAACATAGCAGTCTTAACATGATGTTAAGTCGATGACGTGGCTGACAATTCTTTGATCAATTTTGGAGAAACATTAAAATATGAATCCATATTGTCTATGTCTACTTATTGGTATCCATTTTGTTTGTAGAAATTTGGTTTGTTTTTGTGCTGAAACTTGCGAAATGAATAGAGGTTGGCATGGAGAATTTGTCCACATTCCACAACATTCTAGTGCTGGCTGAGCTGGCACCTGGCAGAAAACCATGGCAGTAGAGAAAAGCTTTCTCCGTGGGCTCATTGGAGATAACTATCTCCcttgatgctttttttttttggtaaaacaaatATTGgaaccaagaaaaataaaaaaagaaagagccaGGTCTTTCAGCCTAGGGTGATATACTTCAGACCAATAGAAGGTACATATTGGTTTGTTAAGGTGTTTCGCATTGGGTCTTGCCATGGGGCACTCCCCCCAccacccaaaaggaaaaaatgtatGTTGCGTTTCTTTTTAAATAACAGATTAAACAATTAACCGTTGTAAAGTGAGTGAATAAATTTTAACTGCAATACGTGTATCCCTTTGATCTACCGACCTTTGGATTTGTTTTTTGTATTCAGACTTACACCTTTAGTAAACAGTTCCACACAAGTGCAACCAGTTTTTTACGTTTTTATTTGACCTCATGAGGTGTACAAATAATGTCCTTACATTTTCCAAATGAATTTTTTAGTACTTTTCTATGTTTTAGTCTTCGAAGGAGCTGTTTCTTTGTAGGTTGTTCCTGATGACATCATTGAAATTGATGGAGATGATGATCTTGGAATTATGTTAATTGATGAGAAAACTAAAACAGTTGGCAAGGGAAAGGCAACAGAAAATGGGTATGACTACAGTTGGCAACAAGTGAAGGTATATAATCAGCCTCCTCCCTGGGCTATTGATGATTGTTTTCCTTTGCTCATAGCTCACCATATTCCTCTTGGTTTGACAGAATGCTTTGGCAAATGATTTTGTGGGTCCTACTTCAAGAGATTTTGAGTTGAATGATCTTCCCCAGTACCCTCTAGACAATCTTGAGCCAAATCCACAGGATCTGGTGTttcttgaagaagatgatgatgattcaCCAGATTTTGATTATGCTTTGTCCCTTCAAGCCCAATTCGATGCAATGGACCTCCCTCCCGGTGTTGAGGCATCCATTCCTTGGTTGCTGGACTCTTCCAAAAGTCAAAAGACAAGAGCTGGTACAAGCAGTTCACCAGTCCACAGCCAGTCAAGTTCTTGCGCTGATGTGGAACTGGTAGAGGTAGATGAAGTGGAGGATGAAGTCCTAAAGAAGTATAAGGTTTTTAAACAATTTGATACTGTTGGTGATTATTCAGATCATTTTCATGTTAAGGGAGATTCTTCACAAGCTAAGGTGAGTCAGTTTTATAAAAGGAGGTCTctctcccacccccacccccaccccacctccAAAAAAAAGTTCTATAAAGTATTCATTTTTCTCTTACCTTCTAGTTTTGCTTTTTCTTTGACAGCCATCAAAAGCTTGGACGAAGACAATTCAGGAGGAGTGGAAGATCATGGAAGCAGGCTTACCGGGTGAGTTTTTATATAGTAATATTCAAGATATGTTATTGCAGTGGAAATTTTTTAGATGATTATGGCCCCATCAGTTCTGATAATATTCATTTCTCCTCACCTCACTCACTCCTGTTGGATTTTTCCAGTTTTGGTTAAAGTACTTGGTTTTTAACCTGAACCTACATTGCTGATTTTAGGAGGATCTGAAACTTTCTTGTAATTGTGGTAATAAATGTGAAACTTACAATATTGAGAATATGAAACCCTTTAGGCATAAAATTTGGACATGATCTTGATAATTAGCTAGATCTGCCATGTCTGTGAATGTTACTGGTGACTAGTTTTTGCTCTTTTGAAGTTACTTTAATAGTCAATTTTGGTGGATTTTTGTCAACTTAATTCTTTGTTTTCTTGCCTCATTTTAATGCTGACAGATACTATATTTGTGAGAGTCTATGAAGAGAGGATGGATCTATTGAGGGCTGTTATTGTTGGGGCTGCTGGCACTCCCTACCATGATggtcttttcttctttgatgttcTCTTTCCTTCAAATTATCCTAATGTTCCACCGGTATGTGCTTGATTATATTGtgattatttaatatattttataatagaTTCTTTAACTCTTTAAGACTTTGTTATTGCTTCTGCCAGCAAGTGCACTACCATTCTGGAGGGCTTCGACTGAACCCAAACTTGTACCATTGTGGGTATGTCTGTCTGAGTCTTTTGAACACTTGGACTGGTGATGAAAACCAGAAGTGGATCCCTGGCAAATCAACCATGTTACAGGTCTTGGTGTCCATCCAAGCTTTGGTTCTGAATGCAGAACCTTACTTTAATGAGCCTGGATATGAAAGGAGCCGTGGGCAGCCGAGCGGTGAAGTGCTTTCCCGGAAATACAATGAAGAAACATTTATCTTATCCTGTAGGACAATGCTTTACTCGCTAAACAGGCCACCAAAGGTTGGATTGTACAACTATTCCTCTCTaccttttttaaaattttgtttcttcttttcttccttttggtgggggtgggggtggttaTGGTTATGAGTAGCTTTTTGGCCCA includes:
- the LOC122071784 gene encoding putative ubiquitin-conjugating enzyme E2 38; the protein is MEQPPLSRFVSRKSKLISMSGASSSHYEPDVIEIKAPASKSLKHNQVVPDDIIEIDGDDDLGIMLIDEKTKTVGKGKATENGYDYSWQQVKNALANDFVGPTSRDFELNDLPQYPLDNLEPNPQDLVFLEEDDDDSPDFDYALSLQAQFDAMDLPPGVEASIPWLLDSSKSQKTRAGTSSSPVHSQSSSCADVELVEVDEVEDEVLKKYKVFKQFDTVGDYSDHFHVKGDSSQAKPSKAWTKTIQEEWKIMEAGLPDTIFVRVYEERMDLLRAVIVGAAGTPYHDGLFFFDVLFPSNYPNVPPQVHYHSGGLRLNPNLYHCGYVCLSLLNTWTGDENQKWIPGKSTMLQVLVSIQALVLNAEPYFNEPGYERSRGQPSGEVLSRKYNEETFILSCRTMLYSLNRPPKHFEDFVIGHFYKHANDILEACKAYMEGAKVGSVVKGVQNVDEGDNSCSKTFKKKVYDISNLLFTKFTEIGAKGCMHLSPKQTKEEDVLDEF